In the genome of Diabrotica undecimpunctata isolate CICGRU chromosome 2, icDiaUnde3, whole genome shotgun sequence, the window AAGTCACAAACACAAGTTTATCTGAAAAGGCAAAGAAagctattttttatataataaaataaaattgcatgTGAAAACATAAACCACTATTCAAGAATCAAAATCAGTCAAAACAAGTTTTAGATTATTTAGAAATGGGGAACTGACAATAACTAGTAAAATAACAGTCTAAGAAATATACTTGTTTCTTATTCTGTGAGGTAACAAAAGAAATTAGACTCGACgattttatttcttcatttatttaGAGACAGTAAGAAACTCAGAATACCAATATAGATATTGAATTAATATATAAAGTGACAAAACAGAAAAAGCATTGATCCAGCCAATTAATACATGATATAGTTCTGTTATAGGAGCCACAGATCCAAGAAGAAAGATTTTTAGTTACACTTTAGAAGTATGctgataaaaaattatatataattacttTCTCAGTGCTGATGCTTTGTATAACACAGACACATTTGGGTCTGACTCAGACAGTTGGCTTTCACTTAGAGATGTTTTAGTTAACTCACAATCTGCGTCTAAACTCATATTTGTGAATAAGTTTGTTCCCTGGTACTTCTTTTCGCTTTTGATTACATTAGATTTAATCACCATTTTGCCTATGGAAGCAGGCAAATGTAGATGTTTCTCTGAAGCCAATATTTGATTTTTTGAAGGTTTATAAAATGCATTAGGGAGAGATTCAACATTatcatttcttttaatttctggaaTTCTAGAAGATATATCAGGCTTTGTAACTTTCCTGTCTACTAGGTGTACATTTTGTTTTAAGATAGGGTTTGGACTATAATTAATGTACATTCGAACAGGACTAACAATGTCTTTCAGATTAGGTTTTAGCATTTTTTGgctagtttttatttttgacggaACATTTGGCATTCTAAATGACTTAGGTGACTTTTTAAATAGCGGAATATTACTTTTACACATACTTGGGGACTTTAAATGTATGTGATCTTTTACTGTAGATACAGGTTTTTGTAAAAAGGATCCTGAAATCAAATTAACAGATTCTGGACACACTTCATAATTTCTTTTCTTATCACTTGGATCATAAATATCAGCTAGATAATTTTCAGATAAGTTTTCCTTATCCCTCTCTATTACTTCGTCACTACTTTCATAACTGTCATTTGCCTGTTTTAAAATAGCATTAATTTTTTCAATTGTATCATCTAATGGGCAGTCACTGGACTCACTGAACTGTTGTAAATCTATTTCTGG includes:
- the LOC140435076 gene encoding uncharacterized protein isoform X2 yields the protein MEAFYSSDEEVAWGPMTLKEYKGDIKRHRNWQSRYTTHCEIKGDNKFPNVTIQKEMEPSERVKEEDNLIPDISSYLTASEVGNAKSACGYQHDSLLEYHSAIEKSNNSAPESSVYFSGTDIEKSVNKNIIEEKAQDYRDVSQINFVQNAMERTCDYIFKNEYQTLIDDSLNSSDKSFTKDVERDISGSPFEISSDEGNATGEYQNLSYVQVSSEDEKNKSDKDTAKDTQYQEDIYHNTGAANCSVSSISLPEIDLQQFSESSDCPLDDTIEKINAILKQANDSYESSDEVIERDKENLSENYLADIYDPSDKKRNYEVCPESVNLISGSFLQKPVSTVKDHIHLKSPSMCKSNIPLFKKSPKSFRMPNVPSKIKTSQKMLKPNLKDIVSPVRMYINYSPNPILKQNVHLVDRKVTKPDISSRIPEIKRNDNVESLPNAFYKPSKNQILASEKHLHLPASIGKMVIKSNVIKSEKKYQGTNLFTNMSLDADCELTKTSLSESQLSESDPNVSVLYKASALRKK